GTAAATACAACGGATAAGTCTTATTCATTGCTCTTTGTCCCTCTACCCCAATCGTATCCATCACTAAAGACGATTTGCCAGAGCCCGATACACCAGTAAAAACAACAACCTTATTTTGGGGGATATCGATTGAGAGGTTTTTCAAATTATTAACGGAAACATCTCGCAAAGTAATCATAGCCATCTCACTTTCTTTAATGCACTTTTAGACTCGCTAAAGCTTCAATCGTTTCCGCCGAATCAAGATCGATAATGTTGCTTTTGCCTAAATCAAGTGTCGCAATTTGATCCATATCTGCCTGCGTCAATTCAAAATCCCAAATAGCAAAGTTTTCTTCAATCCGTTCTTTGTGGACGGATTTAGGAATCGTTACAATACCCAGTTGGATGGTCCAACGTAAAATCACTTGTGCAGCTGTTTTACCATACTTTTGACCGATTTGATTTAATATCTCATTGTCAAAAATATCAAACATCCCTTCCGCAAAAGGTCCCCAAGCTTCCAATTGAATGTTGTATTTCTTCAATATAGGTTTGATTTCATTTTGTTGGAAGAGTGGGTTATGTTCAATTTGGTTCACCGCCGGTACAATACGATTGTAAGTCACTAAATCAACCATTTGGCGGCTATTGAAATTGCAAACACCAATGGCTCTAATTTTACCTGCTTCATACAATTCTTCCATCGCCCGCCAAGCCCCATAGTAATCGTTGAAAGCTTGGTGAATAAGATATAAATCTAGATAGTCCACTTGCAGTTTCTCCAAGGTTGTTTCAAAAGCCTTTTTCGTCGCTTCATAACCATAATCTTGAATCCACACCTTCGAAGTAATAAATAACTCCTCGCGCGGGATGCCGCTACGTGTAATCGCACGTCCGACCGCTTCTTCATTAAAATAAGCAGACGCCGTGTCAATCGAACGATAGCCTGTCATTAAGGCTTGATAAACACTTTCTTCACAGACTGCTGCATCTTCAATTTGATACACACCAAAACCTAAAATCGGCATTTCAACACCGTTGTTTAATGTTACATATTCCATTATTTTTGCTCCTTTATTCTTTTTTTCCAAAACTGCGACTGAATGACTGACCCGATTGAACGATACGTCTAACCTCTGATAAGCGTTGTGATTGATAATCTAATAAAGCTGCTGGGACAGAACTCTTTTCTGCCAATTGCCGAGCCAAAATTGTCGCATCATCCAAAGACGAATTAAATCCTTCGGCGGTCATCGGCGTCATCAGATGCGCCGCGTCGCCAACAAGCCCCATTCTACCTTGGACCAATTGCGTGGGAACATATTCAGCAATCGGTGTAGCCACTAAATAATGTTGCTTTATCGCAATTTCAACCGCCGAAGCCCAGGGTTGAGGGAAAGTGGATGAGCGTTTTAAAAGCGTTTCGTATACAGATGAGCTAATGCTACTCCCATTTAAGGTACGCTGAACCACGCCATCTTTAACCGCTCCACTCGCATACAAAAATGAATTAAAACTATTGTCATACCAAGCCAAGCCTAACAGTCTATCCCCTGGGCGCCTCGAACCGTCCAAAGAAGCCGTGACCATACCAAACAAAAAGTCTTCGCCCACGCCATCAAACATATTAAAACCCGATACATTTTGCGCTAATTGAACTCCTTGAGGCAACTCTGCTTCTTCTACCAAAGCCACCCATAATAAATACCCCGCAAACTCCGCCGAAGGATGGGCTGGATTAACCAAAGTCCGTACCACACTACGACCACCATCAGCACCCACTAAAAGATCACCTTGAAACTCAATCCCGGATGCCGTTTGAGCATAAACAGCCCCATCATCCTGACTCACACTGACAACCTCTGTCTCATAATAAATATCAATTAAACGCTGTTGGTCTGCTTCTTTTTGCAAACGACGGTAAATGGCATGCCAGGACTCGACGCCACCCTCACTTCCAGCGGCTACTGCCCTTAAATAATTTGCAATCGGATCAGTATCTCTCATACCATTTCCGACAGATAAGGTAGCCCCTCGACGTTGAATTGGCTTGGAACGTTCAAGGACAGTGACAGGCACACCGACTTTGGCTAAAGCTAAAGCTGTCAATAAGCCAGATAAAGAGGCTCCAATGACAACGGCTGACTTAGATAGTTTCATAGTAATTCTGCTTTTCCAATTAAAGCTCCCCTTTCTATTTATAGTATACTGACTTTAATATTGACTTAGAATCTCAGAAAAGTTAAAGTGGTGTTAACTAAAAGTTTATACGGAGGTGCTACGATGCATAGTCGTCAAACAGAGGTATTTATTAAAGTGGTTGAAGAAAAGAGCTTTAATAAAGCAGCTGAAAAATTGTTCATTTCGCCAACAGCAGTCATGAAGCAGATGAATTTGTTGGAAGATGAGCTAGGCGTCATTTTAGTCAAACGGTCAAGCCAAGGAGTAACATTAACACTTGCGGGCGAGTCCTACTACGATGACGCCAAACAAATGGTCGTTTTTTCGCAGCAAGCTATCCAAAAAGCCCGCCAAATCGAAGCGGACTCGCCTTTTGTCATTCGGATTGGGACCTCCTTTCTTAACCCCGTGAAATCCTTTATCCCTTTGTGGAACCAACTGAATAAAGTTTACCCGCAATTTAAACTACAAGTCGTCCCTTTTGAAGATGATCATATTACCATTATGGATACAATCAAAACAATGGGATCCGATTTCGATTTTATCGTAGGGGCTTGCGATGCCCGAGAATGGTTGACCTATTGTAATTTGTACAAATTGGGAGAGCTAAAACTGTCTTGTGCCGTGCCGAGTAATCACCTTCTAGCTGATAAACATTTGATTCAGTTGGAAGATTTACGAGGCGAGACTTTAATGATGGTGCAAGCAGGTAATAGTTATAGCAATGACCAGTTGCGACAACACATTGAGCAAAATTTTCCCGAAATCATCATTGAGGATACACCATTTTACTATGATTTGGAGGTCTTTAATCGTTGTGAACAAACTGGCAATGTTTTGTTAACCTTGGACGGTTGGGAGAGCATCCACCCTTCTTTAGTGACCCTTCCATTGGACTGGGATGGCGCCAAAAGCCCTTATGGGTTGATATATTCCAAGAAAGCGAGTGATGGTGTGAAGAAGTTTGTTAAGGCGATTGAGGGGATGTGAGGTGAATGACCCTGTAAATATCTTTAACTTGTTTACAGCTTTTAACTTAGGAATAACAACTCCAGCTATTCATAGAAACTTAAAACTTAATGACAAATTGAGGGAAAGTGTTGAAATGACTAACAAAAAGGTAATTTATAACGAAGGATTTTTCCTGATTTTTACATTTTTAAAAAACAATAAAGCTCCTAAACGTTATGATATCAGCGTTTAGGAGCTTTATTCTGTTTTGAGAGAGCATATCACAACCTACCTCGTATCACTCGTTCGATGGTCAAAATTTGTTTGAGTTCGCGTTCGAATGCTTGTAAAATCGCGTTAAAATTATCATTTGTTTGTTGGTTAATATAATAATCTGTTC
This window of the Fundicoccus culcitae genome carries:
- a CDS encoding aldo/keto reductase, with the protein product MEYVTLNNGVEMPILGFGVYQIEDAAVCEESVYQALMTGYRSIDTASAYFNEEAVGRAITRSGIPREELFITSKVWIQDYGYEATKKAFETTLEKLQVDYLDLYLIHQAFNDYYGAWRAMEELYEAGKIRAIGVCNFNSRQMVDLVTYNRIVPAVNQIEHNPLFQQNEIKPILKKYNIQLEAWGPFAEGMFDIFDNEILNQIGQKYGKTAAQVILRWTIQLGIVTIPKSVHKERIEENFAIWDFELTQADMDQIATLDLGKSNIIDLDSAETIEALASLKVH
- a CDS encoding LysR family transcriptional regulator, with the protein product MHSRQTEVFIKVVEEKSFNKAAEKLFISPTAVMKQMNLLEDELGVILVKRSSQGVTLTLAGESYYDDAKQMVVFSQQAIQKARQIEADSPFVIRIGTSFLNPVKSFIPLWNQLNKVYPQFKLQVVPFEDDHITIMDTIKTMGSDFDFIVGACDAREWLTYCNLYKLGELKLSCAVPSNHLLADKHLIQLEDLRGETLMMVQAGNSYSNDQLRQHIEQNFPEIIIEDTPFYYDLEVFNRCEQTGNVLLTLDGWESIHPSLVTLPLDWDGAKSPYGLIYSKKASDGVKKFVKAIEGM
- a CDS encoding FAD-dependent monooxygenase, yielding MKLSKSAVVIGASLSGLLTALALAKVGVPVTVLERSKPIQRRGATLSVGNGMRDTDPIANYLRAVAAGSEGGVESWHAIYRRLQKEADQQRLIDIYYETEVVSVSQDDGAVYAQTASGIEFQGDLLVGADGGRSVVRTLVNPAHPSAEFAGYLLWVALVEEAELPQGVQLAQNVSGFNMFDGVGEDFLFGMVTASLDGSRRPGDRLLGLAWYDNSFNSFLYASGAVKDGVVQRTLNGSSISSSVYETLLKRSSTFPQPWASAVEIAIKQHYLVATPIAEYVPTQLVQGRMGLVGDAAHLMTPMTAEGFNSSLDDATILARQLAEKSSVPAALLDYQSQRLSEVRRIVQSGQSFSRSFGKKE